The genomic region ACCTCGACCTGACCGTGGTGAACCCTCTGGTGGACGCGACGTGGCGGTTCATGACGCTCGACACCGACGGCAAGATCCGGATGGACTGCAGTTCGCCGAACGCGATGGCCTCGCTCATCGCGAACCGGGACGCCTACCAGATCGCGACCGGCAACGACGCGGACTCCGACCGGCACGGCATCGTCACCCCCGACGGCGGGCTGATGAACCCGAACCACTACCTGGCGGTGGCGATCGACTACCTGTACGCGCACCGGCCCGACTGGCCGGCGTCGACGGCGGTGGGCAAGACGGCCGTGAGCTCGTCGATCATCGACCGGGTGGTGGCGGGTCTGGGCCGCAAGCTGGTCGAGGTGCCGGTCGGGTTCAAGTGGTTCGTCGACGGACTGGTCAGCGGCACTATCGGATTCGGCGGCGAGGAGAGCGCGGGCGCGTCGTTCCTGCGCCGCGACGGGTCGGTGTGGACCACCGACAAGGACGGCATCATCCTGGCGTTGCTGGCGTCGGAGATCCTGGCGGTGACGGGGGAGACGCCGTCGCAGCGGTATGCGGCGCTGGCGGAGAAGTACGGGGCGCCGACGTACGCGCGCATCGACGCGCCGGCCAACCGGGAGCAGAAGGCGCGGCTGGGCAAGCTGTCGCCGGAGCAGGTGACCGCGACGGAGCTGGCGGGTGAACCGATCACCGCGAAGCTGACGACGGCGCCGGGCAACGGGGCGTCGCTGGGCGGATTGAAGGTCACCACCGAGAACGCCTGGTTCGCGGCGCGGCCGTCGGGCACCGAGGATGTCTACAAGATCTACGCCGAGTCGTTCAAGGGGCCCGAGCATCTTGCGGAGGTGCAGGAGGCGGCGCGTGAGGTGGTCAATAAGGTCATTGCGTGAGCTCTGACCGGGAGGGCGACTGTACGACGGTCGCCGGTAAACCGCGGCTGCCCCGGGACGTCTGGGTCCTCGTCGGCGCGAACGTGGTGGTGGCGCTGGGATACGGCGTGGTCGCGCCGGTGCTGCCGCAGTTCGCCCGGCATTTCGGGGTGAGCGTCAGCGCCGCGACGTTCGTGATCACCGCGTTCGCCGTCATGCGTCTGGTGGGCGCGCCGCCCGCGGGGCTGCTGGTGCAGCGGCTGGGGGAGCGCTGGGTCTACATCAGCGGGCTGCTGATCGTCGCGGTGTCGACCGGGGCGTGCGCGTTCGCCGAGACGTACTGGCAGCTGCTGGTTTACCGCTCGCTGGGCGGGATCGGGTCGGCGATGTTCACGGTGTCGTCGCTGGGCCTGATGATCCGGATCTCACCGGAGGACGCGCGGGGCCGGGTGGCCGGGCTGTTCTCGTCGGGCTTCATGATCGGGTCGGTCGGCGGGCCGGTGCTGGGCAGTCTGACCGCGGGGCTGGGGTTGTCGGCGCCGTTCCTGATCTACGGGGCGGCGCTGACGGTGGCGGCCACGGTGGTGTTGGTCAGCCTGCGGAACTCGCCGGTGGCGGGGAAGGCGGACGGCGAAGAAGGCAGCCCGGTGCCGTTCCGGGCGGTGGCGCGCAACGGGGCGTACCGGGCGGCGCTGTTCTCGAACTTCGCGACGGGGTGGGCGTCGTTCGGGCTGAGGATCGCGCTGGTACCGCTGTTCGTGGTGGAGGTGCTGGGACGCTCGCCGGGGGCGGCGGGGCTGGCGCTGACGGCGTTCGCGGTGGGCAACATCGCGGTGGTCATCCCGAGCGGGTACCTGTCGGATCGGCTGGGCCGGCGCAAACTGGTGATCTTCGGGCTGACGTTGGCGGCGGTGTCGACGGCGCTTGTGGGATTCACCACGTCGCTGCCGCTGTTTCTGGTGTCGGCTGTGGTGGCGGGTGCCGCGACTGGGATCTTCGTCTCACCTCAGCAGGCGGCGGTGGCAGATGTGGTGGGCAGCAAGTCGCGGGGCGGGACAGCCGTCGCGACCTTCCAGATGATGGCTGACTTCGGTTCGATCGGCGGTTCGCTGCTGGTCGGGCTCATCGCGGAGTACACGTCGTTCGGCTGGTCTTTCCTGGTCAGCGGGGTGATCCTGGCGCTGGCGGCGGTCGGGTGGCTGTTCGCCCCGGAGACCCGGCCTGCCCAGTCGACCGAGCACACACCCGCGCGCCCCCTCGGCCCGGAGGCTGGCGGGGAGGTGCCGTAGGGCCGATTTTGGCGGCCGGAACCTGTTGGTGTAATTTCAATGGGCATCCAGCACGGGGCTATGGCGCAGTTGGTAGCGCACCACACTGGCAGTGTGGGGGTCAGGGGTTCGAATCCCCTTAGCTCCACTCCTACAAGACCCGCTTCGACCACCGGTCGGGGCGGGTTTCGTGTTTCCGGCGCGCGCCCGCGCCTCTTGACCCGACATTGACGCCGGTGTGGTTGGTGGCCGGGTTAGCCTCGATTTTGCATCGAGTTGACGCGGAGTTGCTTTGAACGCTGGTTGTGTTGCTGGGGCGGTTTTTTTGGTATGACGGCATGATCGGTCGTCCCGTGTCGCCGGGTGGGGCGGGCTTTCCCAGGGCCTGTGGATCTTTCGTGATCGGTGGTCAAGGGGGCTGGCGGTTATCCGAAGGCGGTGCGCAGGTGTTGCCAGGCGGTGACGATCGCTGCGGCCCATCGCCAGGTGGCGTCGATGCGTAGCCGTAGTTGGCGGGCGCCGCGGGTGATGCGGGCGGCGACGTGCAGGACGCGGTAGCGGAAAGTGTTGATCTCGGCGCGGGCCAGCCCGGGCTGGTTGCGGAAGCCGATGAGTCTGGTCCAGGTGACCAGGTCGGCGGCGGCCAGCACGATTTCCAGCCAGGCGGCGTTGGCCCAAAACGAGTGACACGGCAGGTTGCGCAGGCCGGTGGCTTTGAGTTCGCGGATGCGGTCTTCGACGCGGGCGTGCTGGCGATGACGTAGCTCCAGGCCGGCGACTTGCCCGGGCACCACGCCGTGGGGTGTGTCGGTGATGAACGCGGTGACGCGCATCCCGTCGGCGTCGGTGAACCGTAACTGTGCACCCGGATGGGGGCGCTCCTTGCGCAGGATCAGTCGGGTGCCGGGCGGCCAGCTCTCGAGGTTGACCAGGTCGGTGGCCTCGGCGACCCAGGCCCCGTCGCGGATTCCGCCGCGGGTGTCGATGGCCGGATACCAGCATGAACCGAGGTTGAGGGTGTCCACGGCGTCCTGGACGCGAACGTCGACGGGGTAGCCGAACGAGAACCCCACCCCGGCAGTGCGGCAGGCCTCGGCGAACTTATGGGTGGCCCCGGCGGTGTCGCAGCGCACCAACACCTTCGGCTTATCGGGGTCGCCGGGTTGATCGGGGTCGGG from Mycolicibacterium phlei harbors:
- the pgm gene encoding phosphoglucomutase (alpha-D-glucose-1,6-bisphosphate-dependent); its protein translation is MAANPRAGQPAQPEDLIDVAHVVTAYYTVEPDPDNVDQQVVFGTSGHRGSSLDAAFNEAHILATTQAIVEYRAAQVTTGPLFIGRDTHALSEPAWVSALEVLAANDVVVMIDSADRYTPTPAVSHAILTYNRGRNAELADGIVVTPSHNPPRDGGFKYNPPNGGPADTDATGWIAKRANELLRDGLKGVKRVPFARAVAAARRYDYLDAYVADLPNVVDLHAISAQGVRIGADPLGGASVDYWAAIAERHNLDLTVVNPLVDATWRFMTLDTDGKIRMDCSSPNAMASLIANRDAYQIATGNDADSDRHGIVTPDGGLMNPNHYLAVAIDYLYAHRPDWPASTAVGKTAVSSSIIDRVVAGLGRKLVEVPVGFKWFVDGLVSGTIGFGGEESAGASFLRRDGSVWTTDKDGIILALLASEILAVTGETPSQRYAALAEKYGAPTYARIDAPANREQKARLGKLSPEQVTATELAGEPITAKLTTAPGNGASLGGLKVTTENAWFAARPSGTEDVYKIYAESFKGPEHLAEVQEAAREVVNKVIA
- a CDS encoding MFS transporter, with translation MSSDREGDCTTVAGKPRLPRDVWVLVGANVVVALGYGVVAPVLPQFARHFGVSVSAATFVITAFAVMRLVGAPPAGLLVQRLGERWVYISGLLIVAVSTGACAFAETYWQLLVYRSLGGIGSAMFTVSSLGLMIRISPEDARGRVAGLFSSGFMIGSVGGPVLGSLTAGLGLSAPFLIYGAALTVAATVVLVSLRNSPVAGKADGEEGSPVPFRAVARNGAYRAALFSNFATGWASFGLRIALVPLFVVEVLGRSPGAAGLALTAFAVGNIAVVIPSGYLSDRLGRRKLVIFGLTLAAVSTALVGFTTSLPLFLVSAVVAGAATGIFVSPQQAAVADVVGSKSRGGTAVATFQMMADFGSIGGSLLVGLIAEYTSFGWSFLVSGVILALAAVGWLFAPETRPAQSTEHTPARPLGPEAGGEVP
- a CDS encoding IS1380 family transposase, coding for MKNIAVAPRVKVSADGHGVVSHAGMGMVRELADRTGLSTQVTVALADTYRGPWVYAPGDVFADLAAAVADGADCIDGVGQLCGDREHVFGAAASTTMWRLVDERIDAAHLPAVRAARAAARAAAWDAGAAPADQDWLHIDLDATLVIDHSDNKAGATPTWKKTFGHHPLLAFLDRPEIAGGEALGGLLRTGNAGANTASDHIIVLEQALAALPPAWQPDPDQPGDPDKPKVLVRCDTAGATHKFAEACRTAGVGFSFGYPVDVRVQDAVDTLNLGSCWYPAIDTRGGIRDGAWVAEATDLVNLESWPPGTRLILRKERPHPGAQLRFTDADGMRVTAFITDTPHGVVPGQVAGLELRHRQHARVEDRIRELKATGLRNLPCHSFWANAAWLEIVLAAADLVTWTRLIGFRNQPGLARAEINTFRYRVLHVAARITRGARQLRLRIDATWRWAAAIVTAWQHLRTAFG